The Coraliomargarita sinensis genomic sequence CCGGGAGCAAGGGGTGCCGACGCCGGACTGGATGACTTTCGATGCCGAGGGGAAACCGCTGGCGGATGATGTGATTGCGCAGCTCGGACCTTCGCTGGTGGTGAAACCGGTGGATCAGGGCAGCAGTGTGGGCCTGCACTTCAGCGACCATCGCTCGGCACTGGGAGTGGCGCTTTCCCAGGTGCATCGCGGAAAGTGGCTCATCGAGCAACGCATCACCGGGCGTGAATTGACGGTCGGTCTGCTTGAGGGCAAGGCCATGGGTGTCGTCGAGATTGTCAGCTCCAGCGGTGTTTACGATTACCAGGCCAAATACACCCCGGGCTCGACCGAATATCTTTATCCCGCCAAGTTGAAACCGGATATCAAAGCGCACATTCAGCGCTACGCCGAGCGGCTCTTTGCCGCCTGCGGGTGCCGCGATTTTGCCCGGGTCGATTTTCTATTGGACGGAGAGTCTCTTTACTTCCTTGAGATCAATACCTTGCCCGGGCTTACCACGACCAGTTTGTTGCCCAAGAGTGCATCCTGTGCGGGCTACGATTTTGAGATGCTGGCGGAAGCGCTTGTCGCTCCTGCGGTGAAGCGTTTACTCTCGGCCGGAAATGGGGAGGAAGCTCCATGATCGGTGGTAAAAAAAATAAAGGGAGTAGTTCGGCGACCGGCTCACAGAGCTGGCGGGAGCTGGCCGGCACACCCAGACGAAAACGGGTGAACTCACCCCAGGCCAAAAAGCGTCGACAGGCCAAGATCCTCAAACTACTGGCGGTGGTTCTAGTCCTGGCGGGGCTGATCGGCCTGGGCTTCTGGATACGATCGCTGATCAAAGACCGCGCTGAGCCGATCCAAATCAGTACACCCTCGCGCGAGATCGAGCAGATTATTTTTCAGACGGACGGCGTCTTACCCGATGCCTGGCTCGGTACGGTCATTCAGTTGGGGAAGGGGACGACCATGATGGAGGTCGATATTCATGCCATGAAGCAGGCCCTTGAGGAGGAAGCCCAGGTGGTTTCCGCCTCGGTGGAACGGGTCTTTCCGGGCTCGTTGAAGATTTCCGTCAAGGAG encodes the following:
- a CDS encoding D-alanine--D-alanine ligase family protein gives rise to the protein MSDPVKILILHGGTSKEREVSLASGRAVADALELRHTVELVRLDQDSLPDGIQSADTVVFPALHGTFGEDGQLQALLDAAGVEYCGSGAAASRLCMDKVAAKVVAREQGVPTPDWMTFDAEGKPLADDVIAQLGPSLVVKPVDQGSSVGLHFSDHRSALGVALSQVHRGKWLIEQRITGRELTVGLLEGKAMGVVEIVSSSGVYDYQAKYTPGSTEYLYPAKLKPDIKAHIQRYAERLFAACGCRDFARVDFLLDGESLYFLEINTLPGLTTTSLLPKSASCAGYDFEMLAEALVAPAVKRLLSAGNGEEAP